The segment ctTCTGTTTGCCTAGAGACGACTgtgaacaataataaaattaccattttaaaTAGATATAGAAGACAACATTGACAGGTACTctcatatccaaaatatttaataaaagaaaaatgaggtctTACTTTGAATAGTGTATTCAACAAATTTCTATTACCAAAAACCTCTGTACGGTTATAATATCTATGCTCTAAACTGCTTGAGCATCTAGTTAAACTTTAATGTAAAAGGAGAAGCCAGTGCTGATAACATTATTCATAAAGTCTacccagagaaaacaaaaaaagctagTAACCTCTGGCTGGGGATGTAATAACTCAAGGCTAGTGTTAGCCTAGTGTCTGCAAAACTCTGGCTTTGATCCCTAGCATCACAGAGCATCAAGTACCTAGAACTGGAATTTGCCTTGATTTACTTGGTTACACTCTTTACTGGACCCTGGAGAAGTGAAAAGGAGGAGGCCTCCCAGCAGCTTACAACCCAGCAGGGAGCCTTAAATCAAATGAGTGATTATAGGCACAATACAGGCTGCACCTTGGGAGCTAACCTTTGTCAAGAAATaagatttaacttttaaaaactgacatactaaaaaaaaaaaaaaaaaaaaaaaaaaaaaaaaaaaaaagaaaagaaaaaaaagaaaaaaaaagaaaaagtaacccTAAGAAATAGATACAGCAATACTGAGAAACAGCAAAgttgaaacaaacaaacgaaagcatgttttgttcttttttttagaaGAAGAAATTTTTAACCTACAAGTTTAGGtaatttcaaatgtaaaattttatttttatttctttgcttatttataCTTACCCTTATTTATCTGGTAAAAAGGTATGACATGATATCCAGAAAACTCATCTTCATCTCAAGGTGCTTAAGAACTAAACAGTCAACCAAGTGGCCTGGCAAACACCAGTGACCCCAGCACTCAACTGCAGAGGGAAGAGAATTACTGCAAACTTGAGGTCACCCTGGCCTACGGTTTCAGACTGACCCAGGGCTGCAGAGTAAGGCCTTATCTAACacaaaaaaagagcaagagactCCAACAGTACAAACATTTCAGGGAATACATGTAATAAATCTGTTTACACTCAGCAGACAAGGGAACTGAGACAAAATATATCCCAGAACGTATGATGACTCTGCATGTCAGAGACACTTTTACACCATTCTCTATCAGTGGGAACTGCTTACCAAGTGAGCGCACAGGATAAGGAAAGAGCACCAGCCAGGCCTCGCAAGTCCATATGCAGCAGGGAGCCAATCGGACTGATGGTATGACAGGCAACGAGGCAAGGCACTGTCTACAAAGCACACATGTGGCAAGAGCTGCTTTTCCTTCAGCTCAGCAGCTCTGAGTGGAATGACTTGCAGTCAGCCATGCCATAAACATGGTTAAGAGTTCTAGCTGTAAGACCTTAACTGGCACATTCAAGTTCTTAGAAAATACTGCCCACTACAAGTCCTCCCTCGGGTTTCTCTTCTGTGCTTTGTAAATGTGCACATCCTTCTCAGGATCATAGTGAACCTTACTCACAGTAAATTGCCTCTCCAGCATTGTTAAGAAGTTACTATCCCGTTCATAGCGGATTCGGCAAGCTAGAAGAATCACAGAGTTGTTGCTACAGAGATGTCCAAGTGTTTGAAGAAGGTCTGTGAAGGTATCCTCTAAGTATATGACATCAGCTCCAAGTATGAGATCAAATTCTCCAGGTGAAAAACTTTCCAAATTTTGTCCCCAAGTCAACTCCTTAACAACAACCTTAGGTTGGATATCGGGGGGGAGGTTGGCTTCAACGTTTGACTTAAGAAATTCTAATGCTACTTTTCGATCCGTGATAGTCACCTGAGCACCTACAATGTGGAACAAACAGAAAGTGGGGTGAACATCGTACAACTGTGGTAGATGGAAAGTCTTGTCTAGTTAACACCGGGCATTCCCTAAATATCCAGCCATCATGCAGAACACCACACCCTTCTGCAGGCAGGTGACCAGAACAGAACTCTTTTTATGCTGggtaaataaaactaaatgttcAGCTTGCTTCTGTGGCACACCTACTGTTTGCCAAAGTGGTTCTAGAATATTGTAGAGTCACAGAGTAACACAAGCTCCTGAATTCTCCAACCTTCATGAGTAGTCACCATTCAACTTGATTCATTGGGTCATAGCCTTCAAATCAGTAGGTCTCAGGGTAAAATACAATCCAAGAACAGAAAATCAAGCATCAGAATATGACTTACCAAGATAAAAAGATACAAATACAAACCCAAAAAGTCTGCTTTAGAGGAACTAAGGTTAAAACGGACTCACAGGAGACACTCAGCTCCTGAGAATTCCCAGGCCCCCACCATGCTATGCTGAAGCAGCTAAGCTGTTTGTGATACAACCATAACTTATGAGAAACTGACTTCTGAATCAGTGTAGAGACTTTAGCGTGTACCAGGTAACATTTTAGAAGGCTAGCTCATGTTCTCCAAAGGCTGTTCTTCACACAGATGAGGAAATTAATGGCACAGTATTTTATTGATCTGTCTTCATGGGTTATTGGTCAATGAActgtaaaatctatttttttaaccCAATGTGGGTAAAAGAAGACTGAACCACATCCAACCATTCCAAAGTGGAGTCAGGTCtagttttgacatcagaaagtctgaaacttaaaattgttttattctttcataataGTATCTTTCCTTTATACATTCTTTTCTAATCTCCTAAAGGCTCCCAACTCCTTTCCAGTGGCAGCTCTCACCAGGTGTTTCTTATCTTGATAAAACACTAAGGTGGTATGCAATTAAATCTGAGGTTTACAGATGGTGCTGCCAATAAAAATGCTCAAGCTGTCCGAGTCTTCAAGCCTGAACCTATACCACTCTAATGATTCACGGACAGTGTTGCCCAATTAGCAGAATTCAATGACTGTTCTCTGATAGTAAAAACTGCAGGCAGCCTTTCTGGTTTGACTGTGTCCTTTTATCTGTGTGGTTCTTAGCAGGACACAGTGCAATCTACTCTACTCATTTAAGCTTCACCTCAGCACTTACTCTGATAACTTCTCTAATGCCTATCCTGGGTAGGAAAGCAAGTAGATCTCTACCAACTAGGTACTATTATCGTACAAGGTATTCCAGAGCTGACATAGGACTGTAATGTCAACATTACCTAACATCTACCGATTTACAAATATCTAAGTGACCACCACCAGCCAGGGGAGACACAGCACAGTGCTCACTCCAGCCACAGAGCTGACCCAGCACAGGTCTGTGAACCCTGGCAGGAGAACCCGCATTTTTAGCTAGCTTGGCTACAGCCTCATGAATAAGGTAAGGAAGGGCGTGATGTTGGATCAAACAAGACAGTGGTAAAATGTTTTCCTGTAAGGTAAGTACTGCTAGTAGAAAAGCAAGCTAACTCAGTCCAGAAATGACAATGAAAATGGACCTACTAAAAACACAAGGGGCTGTCACTCAGGAATGGGAAACcgcttttagtttttgtttataaaTACTGCTTTACTTTTGATTAAACATTCAGACATATACCACATGCTAAAGACACAAAGCTGAGCAAGAAAATCCTTACCTGGAGCACAGTCTCCTGAGTGAGAGAATGCTAAGAATAACTGTGATgcagtgggaggcagagcagcaggAGCATGCTGTGCACCAGAAAGCAAGTACTCAGAACTCCTCAAAAGAGGGGAAGACCAAAGGAAGGAGAACCTGAACTTCCATGTAAGATGAGGCCACTCTAGGTAAAACTGTGCCAGGCATAAGCAGGATGCTCCT is part of the Mastomys coucha isolate ucsf_1 unplaced genomic scaffold, UCSF_Mcou_1 pScaffold14, whole genome shotgun sequence genome and harbors:
- the Mettl21a gene encoding protein N-lysine methyltransferase METTL21A, with protein sequence MALVPYEESAAIGLQKFHKPLATFSFANHTIQIRQDWRQLGVAAVVWDAAVVLSVYLEMGAVELRGCSVVELGAGTGLVGIVAALLGAQVTITDRKVALEFLKSNVEANLPPDIQPKVVVKELTWGQNLESFSPGEFDLILGADVIYLEDTFTDLLQTLGHLCSNNSVILLACRIRYERDSNFLTMLERQFTVSKVHYDPEKDVHIYKAQKRNPREDL